Proteins encoded in a region of the Zea mays cultivar B73 chromosome 2, Zm-B73-REFERENCE-NAM-5.0, whole genome shotgun sequence genome:
- the LOC100285904 gene encoding Protein Barley B recombinant, translating to MDITMPHTSSTRSNHNIIVTMLAAHPDPDTKPPVKKRWQVRQPKSLKPRKPKKAAVPPENGALNEHAPRRRGPKKTVGMVINGIELDLANIPTPVCSCTGAPQQCYRWGAGGWQSACCTTSISTYPLPMSTKRRGARIAGRKMSQGAFKKVLEKLAGEGYNLANPIDLKTFWAKHGTNKFVTIR from the coding sequence ATGGACATCACAATGCCGCACACCAGCTCCACGCGCAGCAATCACAACATCATCGTGACTATGCTGGCGGCACATCCTGACCCGGACACAAAGCCGCCTGTAAAGAAGAGGTGGCAGGTTCGGCAGCCTAAGTCACTGAAGCCTAGGAAGCCTAAGAAGGCTGCTGTTCCACCAGAGAATGGGGCACTTAATGAGCATGCGCCCCGAAGGAGGGGACCTAAGAAGACTGTGGGGATGGTGATTAATGGTATTGAGTTGGACCTTGCTAACATACCGACACCAGTGTGCTCATGCACCGGAGCTCCCCAGCAATGCTACCGATGGGGCGCAGGTGGCTGGCAGTCTGCATGCTGCACAACTTCTATTTCAACGTATCCACTGCCAATGAGCACAAAGCGCCGGGGCGCTCGAATTGctggaaggaagatgagccaaggtGCATTCAAAAAGGTGCTTGAGAAGCTTGCTGGCGAAGGGTACAACCTTGCTAATCCAATTGACTTGAAGACGTTTTGGGCTAAGCATGGCACAAATAAGTTTGTAACGATCAGGTAA
- the LOC100382087 gene encoding D-ribulose kinase, whose protein sequence is MLSQQNPGGESAGTPPLYLGIDFGTSGARYALIDEHGAIHSEGKRAYCAPVGDAAGWASSWRAALFQLLADVPPAHRPSVSSISIDGTSATALIVDSETGELLGGPFLYNEGFPDALPAVESVAPANHTVCSPTSTLCKLVSWWAASGGAAAGAAVLMHQSDWLLWLLHGRPGGVSDYNSALKVGYDPELGAYPGWLTSQPYSRMLPAAVRPPGAPVAALRDDVRSQYGFSEDCVVCAGTTDSIAAFLAARRSEPGTAVTSLGSTLAIKLVSRVHVADARFGVYSHRLDDVWLVGGASNTGGAVLRQLFTDDQLAALSEHIDPAVPSPLDYYPLPKKGERFPVSDPDMMPRLQPRPGSDAEYLHGILESIARIEAKGYSLLKELGATAVEEVFTAGGGAQNDRWTAIRERVLGVASGRPSRLRRPMELHC, encoded by the exons ATGCTCAGCCAGCAGAATCCGGGCGGCGAGAGCGCCGGCACGCCTCCTCTGTACCTCGGGATAGACTTCGGCACTTCCGGAGCAAGATACGCCCTCATCGACGAGCACGGGGCCATCCATTCGGAAGGGAAGCGAGCTTACTGTGCGCCT GTCGGCGACGCCGCGGGCTGGGCGAGCTCGTGGCGAGCGGCGCTCTTCCAGCTCCTCGCCGACGTCCCGCCTGCCCACCGCCCGTCCGTCTCCTCCATCTCCATAGACGGCACCTCCGCCACCGCGCTAATCGTCGACAG CGAGACCGGGGAGCTCCTGGGCGGGCCGTTCCTCTACAACGAAGGCTTCCCGGACGCTCTGCCCGCCGTGGAGTCGGTGGCGCCGGCGAACCACACCGTGTGCTCCCCCACCTCCACGCTCTGCAAGCTGGTGTCGTGGTGGGCGGCCTCGGGCGGCGCAGCCGCGGGCGCGGCGGTGCTGATGCACCAGTCCGACTGGCTCCTGTGGCTGCTGCACGGCCGGCCCGGCGGCGTCTCCGACTACAACAGCGCGCTCAAGGTGGGCTACGACCCGGAGCTCGGCGCCTACCCGGGCTGGCTGACCTCGCAGCCCTACTCGCGCATGCTGCCGGCCGCCGTCAGACCACCTGGGGCTCCCGTCGCTGCGCTCAGAGACGACGTGCGCTCACAGTACG GATTTTCTGAGGACTGCGTTGTGTGCGCTGGAACCACTGACAGCATCGCGGCGTTTCTTGCTGCCCGCAGAAGTGAACCAGGAACAGCT GTGACGTCGCTGGGGTCAACTCTGGCGATCAAGCTGGTGAGCAGAGTCCACGTGGCCGACGCGAGGTTCGGCGTGTACAGCCACCGCCTGGACGACGTGTGGCTCGTCGGCGGGGCGTCCAACACCGGGGGAGCCGTGCTCCGGCAGCTCTTCACGGACGACCAGCTCGCGGCGCTGAGCGAGCACATCGACCCGGCCGTCCCTTCCCCTCTCGACTACTACCCCCTGCCGAAGAAAGGCGAGAGGTTCCCGGTCTCCGACCCAGACATGATGCCAAG GCTGCAGCCGCGCCCTGGGAGCGACGCGGAGTACCTGCACGGCATACTGGAATCGATCGCGCGAATCGAG GCCAAGGGGTACAGCCTGCTGAAGGAGCTCGGCGCGACGGCGGTGGAGGAGGTGTTCACAGCGGGGGGAGGAGCGCAGAACGACAGGTGGACGGCCATCCGGGAGAGGGTGCTCGGCGTGGCGTCCGGAAGGCCCAGCAGACTGAGGCGGCCTATGGAGCTGCACTGCTAG